A window of Drosophila subobscura isolate 14011-0131.10 chromosome E, UCBerk_Dsub_1.0, whole genome shotgun sequence contains these coding sequences:
- the LOC117890378 gene encoding probable phospholipid hydroperoxide glutathione peroxidase has product MMVSKVVAFYGLMVALVCLTTILTHRQLAVQLFELRWTLSVHSLSVLDTYHQWVDLRDFAGHVLIIVNIASQCGLTRQQYAGLGLLLERYWWRGLRILNFPCNQFGQQMPESDGQQMVDHLRQVEARIGHVFAKVEVNGPEAAPLYKLLTRNRSHMRSGEIEWNFVKFLVDGRGQVYGRYGATEEPSVLGSDIELLLGKGSQ; this is encoded by the coding sequence ATGATGGTGAGCAAAGTGGTTGCCTTTTATGGCCTGATGGTTGCCCTTGTCTGCCTAACGACAATCCTCACCCATCGCCAATTGGCGGTGCAGCTGTTCGAGTTGCGCTGGACGCTGTCGGTGCACTCGCTCTCCGTGCTGGACACGTACCACCAGTGGGTGGATCTTCGGGACTTTGCCGGTCATGTGCTGATTATCGTAAACATCGCCTCCCAGTGTGGTTTGACGAGGCAACAGTATGCgggcctgggcctgctgctggagcgctACTGGTGGCGTGGCCTGCGTATCCTCAACTTTCCCTGCAACCAGTTTGGCCAGCAGATGCCCGAGTCGGACGGGCAGCAAATGGTGGACCATCTGCGACAGGTGGAGGCCAGGATTGGTCATGTCTTTGCCAAGGTCGAGGTGAATGGACCCGAGGCCGCACCGCTGTACAAATTGCTCACCCGAAACCGCAGCCATATGCGTAGCGGCGAGATCGAGTGGAATTTTGTCAAGTTTCTGGTGGATGGACGAGGTCAGGTCTATGGTCGCTATGGGGCTACGGAAGAGCCATCTGTTCTGGGCAGTGAcattgagctgctgctcggtAAAGGGTCCCAATAA
- the LOC117890280 gene encoding uncharacterized protein LOC117890280, with amino-acid sequence MRAIFNSRLLQFTIGLMGVIVSSATMAIPYLLQTKLLGIVRALELTASALLIFGLVKKRDLNKSKIMVVWLICSLMFVTGILYNMFEGFWMFHRIDVLTSIIVTASSLAAVALMSGMMCVVYNGYERLVDGNDEQILTA; translated from the exons ATGAGAGCCATATTCAATTCGCGTCTTTTACAATTTACCATCGGTCTGATGGGGGTCATTGTGTCCTCGGCGACAATGGCAATTCCCTATTTAC TTCAGACCAAATTACTCGGCATTGTGCGAGCACTGGAGCTGACGGCCTCGGCCTTGCTCATCTTTGGACTAGTGAAAAAGCGGGATCTGAACAAGTCAAAGATCATGGTGGTCTGGCTGATCTGTTCGCTGATGTTTGTCACCGGCATTCTCTACAACATGTTTGAGGGTTTCTGGATGTTCCACAGAATCGATGTGCTGACATCGATCATAGTTACCGCCTCTTCATTGGCTGCCGTAG CTTTGATGTCTGGCATGATGTGCGTGGTGTACAATGGCTATGAGCGACTGGTGGATGGCAATGACGAGCAGATACTTACAGCCTAA
- the LOC117889813 gene encoding uncharacterized protein LOC117889813, producing MDAIYVKLLMCRCLVNRADWGLVIGCINIVYSVFLFNFWLVELFRSQHDYPVKWVVLYGFNIMFNVITMMRIVKRETISVFYWFCETAALLVFRIHFTYVDSDFSWLTYSIWFLPINVTVDTYISLSLLAIVYVVCGLHLEPERQFPKELTRNDYKYDPEAAAAKKAAQDKQDRLERQRERELNKQEELVAEMEESPAPSATSDTQNAHLTIPSNPNVSTHGQDDNDTDEYDNFIEISFEE from the exons ATGGATGCTATTTATGTGAAGCTTCTGATGTGCCGGTGCCTGGTGAACCGAGCTGACTGGGGTCTGGTCATTGGCTGCATAAATATAGTCTactctgtgtttctgtttaaTTTCTGGCTGGTGGAGCTTTTCCGGTCTCAACATG ACTATCCCGTCAAGTGGGTGGTGCTGTATGGCTTCAATATCATGTTCAATGTGATCACCATGATGAGGATCGTGAAGCGGGAGACCATTTCGGTCTTCTACTGGTTCTGCGAGACGGCAGCCCTGCTCGTGTTTCGCATCCACTTTACATATGTGGATAGCGATTTCTCCTGGCTGACATACAGCATCTGGTTCCTGCCCATTAATGTCACAGTGGATA CTTACATTTCCCTATCGCTGCTGGCCATAGTCTATGTAGTGTGCGGCCTGCATTTGGAGCCGGAGCGACAGTTTCCCAAGGAACTAACGCGAAATGATTACAAGTATGATCCGGAGGCGGCTGCAGCCAAGAAAGCAGCTCAGGACAAGCAGGACAGACTGGAGAGGCAAAGGGAGCGCGAACTGAACAAACAAGAGGAGCTGGTGGCTGAGATGGAGGAGTCTCCTGCCCCAAGTGCCACTTCGGACACCCAGAATGCGCATCTGACTATACCCAGCAACCCCAACGTGAGCACACACGGCCAGGATGACAATGACACCGACGAGTACGATAATTTCATAGAAATATCCTTTGAGGAATAG